Proteins encoded within one genomic window of Chloroflexota bacterium:
- a CDS encoding ABC transporter substrate-binding protein, translating to MFDDTGIDRRAISRRRFLQGGAVAGFGAFLAACSGSSAATSAPPAASTAASIAIPTPPPITPGPTVAPTPKVVTGPLHWAQWPAYIDLAGKAATAGKYSPGSSPTLEEFKKKYSVDVNYEEKIDANDSFFATIQPQLVAGAPTGWDMITITDWLAAKIISKGWAEKIDQTNVPNCVANLRDPLRNQVWDPGNDYHYPWQSGMTGIGYDKTSLTKNNMPFPKSLADLWALPANKVTFLNEKRDTFGLGLLKLGKSADPATTTDADLQAVHDDIKPLVGKGLRFTGNSYLQDFAAKTTWAAMTWSGDLASSGSADQVWVAPTEGSMVWSDNMVIPKGATNIYTAELMMNFVYDPKIAAQIADFVFYVSPVKGAAAEIAKIDPPAAKNPLLFPPAAVVAGQHNWQFLSDELEAKLNQLYSDLSGT from the coding sequence ATGTTCGACGATACCGGCATCGACCGCCGGGCCATCAGCCGGCGCCGCTTCCTGCAGGGCGGCGCGGTCGCCGGGTTCGGCGCCTTCCTCGCCGCATGCAGCGGATCGAGCGCCGCGACGAGCGCCCCGCCAGCGGCGTCGACCGCGGCGTCGATCGCGATCCCGACACCACCCCCGATCACCCCGGGCCCGACGGTGGCCCCGACCCCGAAGGTCGTCACCGGTCCGCTCCACTGGGCCCAGTGGCCGGCGTACATCGACCTCGCCGGCAAGGCCGCGACCGCCGGCAAGTATTCGCCCGGGTCGTCGCCGACCCTCGAGGAGTTCAAGAAGAAGTACAGCGTGGACGTGAACTACGAGGAGAAGATCGACGCGAACGACAGCTTCTTCGCGACGATCCAGCCGCAGCTCGTCGCCGGTGCTCCCACCGGCTGGGACATGATCACGATCACGGACTGGCTCGCGGCGAAGATCATCAGCAAGGGCTGGGCGGAGAAGATCGACCAGACGAACGTGCCGAACTGCGTCGCCAACCTTCGCGATCCACTGCGCAACCAGGTCTGGGATCCGGGTAACGACTATCACTACCCGTGGCAATCCGGGATGACCGGCATCGGCTACGACAAAACGTCGCTCACGAAGAACAACATGCCGTTCCCTAAGTCGCTCGCCGACCTGTGGGCGCTGCCGGCCAACAAGGTCACCTTCCTCAACGAGAAGCGGGACACGTTCGGACTCGGCCTGCTCAAGCTCGGCAAGAGCGCCGATCCGGCGACGACGACCGACGCCGACCTGCAGGCCGTCCACGACGACATCAAGCCGCTCGTGGGCAAGGGCCTCCGCTTCACCGGCAACTCGTACCTGCAGGACTTCGCGGCGAAGACGACGTGGGCCGCGATGACCTGGTCCGGGGACCTCGCCTCGTCGGGCTCCGCCGACCAGGTCTGGGTGGCGCCGACCGAAGGCTCGATGGTCTGGTCGGACAACATGGTCATCCCGAAGGGCGCGACGAACATCTACACGGCGGAGCTCATGATGAACTTCGTCTACGACCCGAAGATCGCGGCCCAGATCGCGGACTTCGTCTTCTACGTCTCGCCGGTCAAGGGCGCGGCCGCGGAGATCGCGAAGATCGATCCACCCGCGGCGAAGAACCCCCTGCTCTTCCCGCCAGCGGCCGTCGTCGCCGGGCAGCACAACTGGCAGTTCCTCAGCGATGAGCTCGAGGCGAAGCTGAACCAGCTCTACTCGGACCTCTCCGGCACGTAG
- a CDS encoding GcvT family protein, whose protein sequence is MVEHARAVIIGGGVGGTSIAYHLAERGWTDIVLVERADLTSGSTFHSAGLVGQLRSSVTLTTMMMYSVELYRRLAAETGTDPSWHEVGSLRLASSPARHEELQRQAGWAKTFGLPIELISAREARDRFPLMSTDGVLGALYLPTDGWLDPSGLALALAAGARARGAAIRTNTRVIAINTDRGRVTGVEVQHGEVRSTIAADVVVNAGGMFAPEIGRLAGVDIPIVPMAHQYLFTGPMAGVHPGLPQLRDPDNLVYFREEVGGLCMGGYERHPAPWSLDGVPADFNGKLLAPDMPRFEEIMDGAVRRVPSIADAGVSRVINGPEGFTPDNEFILGESEVRGFFVAAGFCAHGIAGAGGIGRQVASWIVDGEPELDLWKMDIRRFGAQYRSRSYTLARTVEVYRTYYDIHYPNEERQAGRPLRISPAYPRLEALGATFGEKSGWERPNWFEANAAAGDEGLRPRGWAGMHWSPAIGAEALATRGAAALFDESSFAKVEVAGSGATAFLQRLCANDVDRPVGSITYTQMCNARGGIECDFTVTRLAPGRHLIVTGTAFGNHDLGWIRKQAPADGSVLIADVTSSRACFGLWGPRARDILAPLTTDDLANEAFPYLTARPIVVGNVPLLALRVTYVGELGWELYPPTEYAAALWDTVWAAGREHGLVAAGYRAIDALRLEKGYRVWSSDITPDETPFEAGLGFAVALDKPGGFIGCDALRAARSAGPRKRLRCLVLDDPRSVALGNEPVRVEGRIVGRVTSGGYGFAVERSIAYAYLPADRAPIGTRGEVEVFGEWVGFEVAHEPLYDPAGERIRS, encoded by the coding sequence ATGGTGGAGCACGCCCGGGCGGTGATCATCGGGGGCGGCGTCGGCGGGACGTCGATCGCCTACCATCTCGCCGAGCGCGGCTGGACGGACATCGTCCTCGTCGAGCGGGCGGACCTCACCTCGGGGAGCACGTTCCATTCGGCTGGCCTCGTCGGGCAGCTCCGCTCGAGCGTCACCCTCACGACGATGATGATGTACAGCGTCGAGCTGTACCGCCGTCTCGCGGCGGAGACCGGGACGGACCCATCCTGGCACGAGGTCGGATCGCTCCGTCTCGCCTCGAGCCCTGCCCGCCATGAGGAGCTCCAGCGCCAGGCCGGCTGGGCGAAGACGTTCGGGTTGCCCATCGAGCTCATCTCGGCCCGGGAGGCCCGGGATCGCTTCCCGCTCATGTCGACGGACGGCGTCCTCGGCGCCCTGTACCTCCCGACGGACGGCTGGCTCGACCCGTCGGGGCTCGCCCTCGCCCTCGCGGCGGGCGCTCGGGCTCGCGGCGCGGCGATCCGGACGAATACCCGGGTGATCGCCATCAACACGGATCGCGGCCGGGTCACGGGCGTCGAAGTGCAGCACGGCGAGGTGCGCTCGACGATCGCCGCGGACGTCGTCGTCAACGCCGGCGGGATGTTCGCCCCGGAGATCGGGCGCCTGGCGGGCGTCGATATCCCGATCGTGCCGATGGCCCACCAGTATCTCTTCACCGGCCCCATGGCCGGCGTCCATCCTGGGCTGCCCCAGCTCCGCGACCCGGACAACCTCGTGTATTTCCGGGAGGAGGTCGGCGGGCTGTGCATGGGCGGCTACGAGCGCCATCCGGCGCCCTGGTCGCTCGACGGAGTCCCGGCCGACTTCAACGGGAAGCTCCTCGCTCCGGACATGCCGCGCTTCGAGGAGATCATGGACGGCGCCGTCCGGCGCGTCCCGTCGATCGCCGATGCGGGCGTGAGCCGGGTCATCAACGGACCCGAGGGCTTCACGCCGGACAACGAGTTCATCCTCGGTGAGAGCGAGGTCCGCGGCTTCTTCGTCGCCGCCGGGTTCTGCGCCCACGGGATCGCCGGCGCCGGCGGGATCGGCCGCCAGGTCGCGAGCTGGATCGTCGATGGCGAGCCGGAGCTCGACCTCTGGAAGATGGACATCCGGCGATTCGGCGCCCAGTACCGGTCGCGCTCGTACACGCTCGCGCGGACGGTGGAGGTCTATCGCACGTACTACGACATCCACTACCCGAACGAGGAGCGCCAGGCCGGCCGTCCGCTGCGGATCTCGCCGGCCTATCCGCGACTCGAGGCGCTCGGTGCGACGTTCGGCGAGAAGTCCGGCTGGGAGCGCCCGAACTGGTTCGAGGCGAACGCGGCGGCCGGCGACGAGGGACTCCGACCGCGCGGCTGGGCCGGCATGCACTGGAGCCCGGCGATCGGCGCCGAGGCGCTCGCGACCCGAGGCGCCGCCGCCCTGTTCGACGAATCGAGCTTCGCGAAGGTCGAGGTGGCGGGGTCCGGCGCCACCGCGTTCCTCCAGCGGCTCTGCGCCAACGACGTCGACCGACCCGTGGGCTCGATCACCTACACCCAGATGTGCAACGCGCGCGGGGGCATCGAATGCGACTTCACCGTCACCCGCCTCGCGCCGGGGCGCCACCTCATCGTCACCGGCACCGCCTTCGGCAACCACGATCTCGGCTGGATCCGGAAGCAGGCCCCGGCCGACGGCTCGGTCCTCATCGCGGACGTGACCTCGTCGCGCGCCTGCTTCGGCCTGTGGGGTCCGCGTGCTCGCGACATCCTCGCGCCGCTCACGACGGACGACCTCGCGAACGAGGCGTTCCCGTATCTCACCGCTCGCCCGATCGTCGTCGGCAACGTGCCCCTCCTCGCCCTCCGCGTGACCTACGTCGGTGAGCTCGGCTGGGAGCTCTATCCGCCGACCGAATATGCGGCCGCGCTGTGGGACACGGTCTGGGCCGCCGGTCGGGAGCACGGTCTCGTCGCCGCCGGCTACCGGGCGATCGACGCACTCCGGCTCGAGAAGGGCTACCGCGTCTGGTCGAGCGACATCACGCCAGACGAGACGCCGTTCGAGGCCGGCCTCGGATTCGCCGTCGCGCTCGACAAGCCCGGCGGGTTCATCGGGTGCGATGCGCTCCGAGCGGCGCGGTCGGCCGGCCCGCGGAAGCGGCTCCGCTGCCTCGTCCTCGACGATCCGCGCTCGGTCGCCCTCGGCAACGAGCCCGTCCGCGTCGAGGGCCGGATCGTCGGCCGGGTGACCTCCGGCGGCTACGGCTTCGCGGTCGAGCGGTCCATCGCTTACGCGTACCTGCCCGCGGACCGGGCGCCGATCGGCACGCGTGGCGAGGTGGAGGTCTTCGGCGAGTGGGTCGGCTTCGAGGTCGCGCATGAACCGCTCTACGACCCGGCCGGCGAGCGGATCAGATCGTGA
- a CDS encoding histidinol-phosphatase, whose protein sequence is MAFAQAACDEADAIALRHFRRDLEVMTKPDRTFVTAADQEIERVIRDRVRTAYPDHGLVGEEYGEESGAGRIRWYIDPIDGTHNFIRGVPLFGTLLAIEVDGELQAGVLSAPALRERWYASRGGGAWAVGAAGTTGPRRIAVSRVARLADAQLLYGSGHDIEASGRAPGFRSLLGEVWRERGFGDFWGYALIAEGAAEGMVEVDVKTWDLAAPLVLIEEAGGRVTDLAGGRRIDGLEMVASNGILHDGLLARLRG, encoded by the coding sequence CTGGCGTTCGCCCAGGCCGCCTGCGACGAAGCCGATGCGATCGCCCTCCGCCACTTCCGCCGTGACCTCGAGGTGATGACGAAACCGGACCGAACCTTCGTGACCGCGGCGGACCAGGAGATCGAGCGGGTCATCCGCGACCGGGTCCGGACCGCGTATCCCGATCATGGGCTTGTCGGCGAGGAATACGGCGAGGAGTCGGGCGCGGGGCGGATCCGCTGGTACATCGACCCGATCGACGGGACCCACAACTTCATCCGCGGGGTGCCCCTGTTCGGGACGCTCCTCGCGATCGAGGTGGACGGTGAGCTCCAGGCCGGCGTCCTCTCCGCACCGGCCCTTCGAGAGCGGTGGTACGCGTCGCGCGGCGGCGGGGCGTGGGCCGTGGGGGCGGCCGGGACGACCGGACCGCGGCGCATCGCGGTCTCGCGGGTCGCTCGCCTCGCGGACGCACAGCTCCTCTACGGCTCGGGCCACGACATCGAGGCGTCGGGTCGCGCGCCCGGCTTTCGATCTCTCCTCGGCGAGGTCTGGCGCGAGCGAGGCTTCGGCGATTTCTGGGGCTACGCGCTCATCGCCGAGGGTGCGGCCGAGGGCATGGTGGAGGTGGACGTGAAGACCTGGGACCTCGCGGCCCCGCTCGTGCTCATCGAGGAAGCCGGCGGGCGGGTCACGGACCTGGCGGGCGGGCGCCGCATCGACGGCCTCGAGATGGTCGCCTCGAACGGCATCCTCCACGACGGTCTGCTCGCGCGCCTCCGAGGCTGA
- a CDS encoding aspartate aminotransferase family protein codes for MPDRSVVPPVWSRIANIVVDHGEGSWLVSVDGERYLDYSSGIGVTNTGHAHPRVAAAVAAQAQKLLHGQQNIVYHEPGLRLHERLRHVLPGDGWGAFLSNSGAEAVEAAVKLARIATGRPVIIGFRGGYHGRTAQTMALTTAKDVYRGHFEPLPGSVYHTAYPYCYRAPGQAHAPADCTCDWEAQLDLTFHQLIYPEHVAAIIVEPVLGEGGYIVPPPGFLPRLREITRDHGILLIADEVQTGFGRTGKMFAVEHWGVEPDILTMAKGIASGLPLSGILARRTLLEAWPPGTHGGTYGGNVVSCAAANATLDVIRDEGLVENAAARGVQFLAGLRSLAGRHLAIGDVRGLGLMVALEFVRPGVGDGRTPDPDLTKRVIAEALSRRLIVLSAGTYANVVRIIPPLVTTAAEVDLALSILDESLAAAGA; via the coding sequence CTGCCGGACCGGTCGGTCGTCCCGCCGGTCTGGAGTCGGATCGCGAACATCGTCGTCGACCACGGCGAGGGCTCATGGCTCGTGAGCGTGGACGGGGAACGCTACCTCGACTACAGCTCCGGCATCGGGGTGACGAACACCGGACATGCGCACCCGCGGGTCGCCGCGGCGGTCGCCGCCCAGGCGCAGAAACTGCTCCACGGGCAGCAGAACATCGTCTACCACGAGCCCGGGCTGCGGCTCCACGAACGCCTCCGTCACGTCCTGCCGGGCGACGGCTGGGGCGCCTTCCTCTCGAACAGCGGGGCGGAGGCCGTGGAGGCGGCGGTCAAGCTCGCCCGGATCGCGACCGGTCGCCCGGTCATCATCGGGTTCCGGGGCGGATATCACGGTCGGACGGCCCAGACGATGGCACTGACGACCGCCAAGGACGTCTACCGCGGTCACTTCGAGCCGCTGCCCGGATCCGTCTACCACACTGCCTATCCGTACTGCTACCGAGCGCCCGGGCAGGCCCACGCGCCCGCGGATTGCACCTGCGACTGGGAGGCACAGCTCGACCTGACGTTCCATCAGCTCATCTATCCGGAGCACGTCGCCGCGATCATTGTCGAGCCGGTGCTCGGCGAGGGCGGCTACATCGTGCCCCCGCCGGGTTTCCTGCCCCGCCTGCGGGAGATCACCCGCGATCACGGGATCCTCCTCATCGCGGACGAGGTCCAGACCGGATTCGGACGGACCGGGAAGATGTTCGCCGTGGAGCACTGGGGGGTCGAGCCGGACATCCTCACGATGGCGAAGGGCATCGCCTCCGGCCTTCCCCTCTCCGGGATCCTCGCCCGCCGGACGCTCCTCGAGGCTTGGCCACCGGGCACCCACGGCGGGACATACGGGGGCAACGTCGTCTCGTGCGCTGCCGCGAACGCGACGCTCGACGTCATCCGTGACGAGGGGCTCGTGGAGAACGCCGCGGCGCGTGGCGTCCAGTTCCTCGCCGGCCTCCGCTCGCTCGCAGGTCGCCACCTCGCGATCGGGGACGTCCGCGGTCTCGGCCTCATGGTCGCCCTCGAGTTCGTCAGGCCCGGCGTCGGGGACGGTCGCACGCCCGACCCCGACCTGACGAAGCGCGTCATCGCGGAGGCTCTCTCGAGGCGCCTCATCGTCCTCTCCGCGGGCACCTACGCGAACGTCGTCCGGATCATCCCGCCGCTCGTGACGACGGCCGCCGAGGTGGACCTCGCCCTGTCGATCCTCGACGAGAGTCTCGCCGCCGCCGGCGCCTGA
- a CDS encoding phosphotransferase family protein, whose product MATIEQVIAAIPAWRDRAVAVEPVDGGLTNRNYIVEVEGERAFVRIAGAGTELLAVDRANELFNTRAAASVDVGPRVLHELPDLTAFVLEYLPGRTMSKDAFREEAMPDRVAGTLRRLHAGPRFQRDFDMFRLTERYLRVCDERSIRIPDGYRDRLPLIPRMEAALALRPLPTVPCHNDLLAENYLADGSRLWIVDYEYSGNNDPCFELGNTCQELGWEDDRIARLCGAYFGRVTPALIARMRLQMIMSDVGWSLWAAIQARMSSIDYDFWGWAVERWERAAGALSAPDFERWLSEVAVADR is encoded by the coding sequence ATGGCGACGATCGAGCAGGTCATCGCGGCGATCCCGGCGTGGCGGGACCGAGCCGTCGCGGTGGAACCCGTGGATGGCGGCCTGACGAACCGGAACTACATCGTGGAGGTCGAGGGCGAGCGGGCGTTCGTCCGCATCGCCGGCGCGGGCACGGAGCTCCTCGCCGTGGACCGGGCGAACGAGCTGTTCAACACGCGAGCCGCCGCGTCCGTGGACGTCGGGCCACGGGTGCTCCACGAGCTGCCGGATCTGACGGCCTTCGTCCTCGAATACCTTCCCGGGCGGACGATGTCGAAGGACGCGTTCCGGGAGGAGGCCATGCCGGACCGCGTCGCAGGGACGCTCCGCCGCCTCCACGCCGGACCCCGCTTCCAGCGGGACTTCGACATGTTCCGACTCACGGAACGGTATCTCCGGGTCTGCGACGAGCGCTCGATCCGCATCCCGGACGGCTACCGTGATCGGCTTCCACTCATCCCGAGGATGGAGGCCGCGCTCGCTCTCCGACCGCTGCCCACGGTCCCCTGTCACAACGACCTCCTCGCCGAGAACTACCTCGCCGACGGGTCCCGGCTGTGGATCGTCGACTACGAGTACAGCGGCAACAACGACCCGTGCTTTGAACTCGGCAACACCTGCCAGGAGCTCGGCTGGGAGGACGACAGGATCGCCCGACTCTGTGGCGCGTATTTCGGCCGGGTGACCCCCGCGCTCATCGCCCGGATGCGCCTCCAGATGATCATGAGCGACGTCGGCTGGTCACTGTGGGCGGCGATCCAGGCCCGCATGAGCTCGATCGACTACGACTTCTGGGGCTGGGCGGTGGAGCGCTGGGAACGCGCGGCTGGGGCCCTCAGCGCCCCCGACTTCGAGCGCTGGCTCTCCGAGGTCGCGGTCGCCGATCGATGA
- a CDS encoding ABC transporter permease, with the protein MTTTTLDRTAARTGVPSRWLRTARRWALPAFTALVVVYLLIPIAVMIVFSFNDYQGKFNYVWSGFTLNGWLHPLDWQGLPDALRTSLFIAVTSTIVATILGTLIGLALVRYQFRGRGFINGLIFLPMATPEIVMGASLLTMFVASATQEPLKGIVPKGLLFPLGIQTILIAHVMFNISYVVVTVKARLIGFDRRLEEAAMDLGANEWSTFWKVTFPLILPGIVAAGLLAFSLSIDDFIITSLVSGPTTNTFPIWVYSIQRNALPVQINVIGSIIFLSAVGFVAISNIVQARRR; encoded by the coding sequence ATGACGACGACGACTCTCGATCGGACCGCCGCCCGGACGGGCGTCCCTTCGCGCTGGCTCCGGACCGCCCGCCGCTGGGCCCTGCCCGCCTTCACCGCGCTCGTCGTGGTGTACCTGCTCATCCCGATCGCGGTCATGATCGTCTTCAGCTTCAACGACTACCAGGGCAAGTTCAACTACGTCTGGAGCGGCTTCACCCTCAACGGGTGGCTTCATCCGCTCGACTGGCAGGGGCTGCCGGACGCGCTCCGGACGAGCCTCTTCATCGCCGTCACGTCCACCATCGTGGCGACGATCCTCGGCACGCTCATCGGGCTCGCCCTCGTCCGCTACCAGTTCCGCGGCCGCGGCTTCATCAACGGCCTCATCTTCCTGCCGATGGCGACGCCGGAGATCGTCATGGGGGCGAGTCTCCTCACGATGTTCGTCGCCTCGGCGACGCAGGAACCGCTCAAGGGGATCGTGCCGAAGGGGCTCCTCTTCCCCCTCGGCATCCAGACGATCCTCATCGCCCACGTCATGTTCAACATCAGCTACGTCGTCGTCACCGTGAAGGCCCGGCTCATCGGCTTCGACCGCCGGCTCGAGGAGGCGGCGATGGACCTCGGGGCGAATGAGTGGTCGACGTTCTGGAAGGTGACCTTCCCGCTCATCCTGCCCGGGATCGTCGCGGCCGGGCTCCTCGCGTTCAGCCTCTCGATCGACGATTTCATCATCACGAGTCTCGTCTCGGGGCCGACGACGAACACGTTCCCGATCTGGGTCTATTCGATCCAGCGCAACGCCCTGCCCGTCCAGATCAACGTCATCGGATCGATCATCTTCCTGTCCGCGGTCGGATTCGTCGCGATCTCGAACATCGTCCAGGCGCGCCGGCGCTGA
- a CDS encoding ABC transporter permease, with product MTTAAAPRRAPGPGLRQRLGRATPFILLAPGILWLVFFFILPSVQMFLTSVSSGSLSDGYRVTFSAQAYDTALTQFSRQFGNSIIFGGTATILTFLIGFPMAYTIAFRGGRYKNILLFLVIAPFFTSFLIRTISWKILLGDAGPVLGPLKDLHLIPESVSLLYTPIAVVAGITYNFLPFMVLPLYVALEKIDPKLIEAANDLYASGWGAFRKVTLPLALPGVFAGSMLTFIPAIGDWVNAELLGGTDTKMIGNVIQDRFVGQGDYPTAAALSFILMAAILVAVAVYARFLGTEQLTG from the coding sequence ATGACGACCGCCGCCGCCCCACGACGAGCCCCGGGACCCGGGCTGCGACAGCGTCTTGGACGGGCCACCCCGTTCATCCTCCTCGCGCCCGGGATCCTCTGGCTGGTCTTCTTCTTCATCCTCCCGTCGGTCCAGATGTTCCTCACCTCGGTGTCGAGCGGATCGCTCAGCGACGGCTACCGGGTGACGTTCTCCGCGCAGGCCTACGACACGGCGCTCACGCAGTTCAGCCGGCAGTTCGGCAATTCGATCATCTTCGGCGGCACGGCGACGATCCTCACGTTCCTCATCGGCTTCCCGATGGCGTACACGATCGCGTTCCGCGGCGGCCGCTACAAGAACATCCTCCTCTTCCTCGTCATCGCCCCGTTCTTCACGAGCTTCCTCATCCGGACGATCAGCTGGAAGATCCTGCTCGGCGACGCGGGGCCGGTGCTCGGTCCACTCAAGGATCTCCACCTCATCCCGGAGAGCGTAAGCCTCCTCTACACGCCGATCGCCGTCGTTGCGGGGATCACCTACAACTTCCTGCCGTTCATGGTGCTGCCGCTGTACGTCGCCCTCGAGAAGATCGACCCGAAGCTCATCGAGGCGGCGAACGATCTGTATGCGAGCGGCTGGGGCGCATTCCGCAAGGTGACCCTGCCCCTCGCCCTGCCGGGCGTGTTCGCCGGCTCCATGCTCACGTTCATCCCGGCGATCGGTGACTGGGTGAACGCCGAACTGCTCGGCGGCACGGACACCAAGATGATCGGCAACGTCATCCAGGACCGCTTCGTGGGGCAGGGCGATTACCCAACCGCCGCCGCCCTGTCGTTCATCCTCATGGCGGCCATCCTCGTCGCGGTGGCGGTCTACGCCAGGTTCCTGGGCACAGAGCAGCTGACCGGCTGA
- a CDS encoding ABC transporter ATP-binding protein yields MGSSRATSSGRCGVGRWGFRWSDRSISYRRAAVVASGEGSAAAAHPAIHPRRSAPTRQHQRPSHRDTTRFARNSNVHREGRTVNAALTSDSVRSYPPATGGPHGRPVRSTWSSVPAADARPRDRPTAPSWRSIRPVPTVDVRLVEVVKRFGDVAAVDRINLEVQHGEFFSLLGPSGCGKTTTLRMIGGFEQPTSGLIELQGQDVTWLAPYRRNVNTVFQNYALFPHLTIFENVAFGLRRRGIKGDEIRRRVTDMLALVELPGYEKRKPHQISGGQAQRVALARALINRPAVLLLDEPLGALDLKLRKQMQVELKRIQQEVGITFIYVTHDQEEAMTMSDRIAVMNHGRYEQLGDPESLYERPTTRFVAGFLGVSNLLPGTVTGTADGYAVVRLGDDASVRVPGALLNGATAVEVGVRPEKIRLLALTEAGPAGTNALVGVVRDASYMGVSTQYIVETRSGQRIAVYEQNVERTNHGSLHRPGDEVRLAWSADHSFVVHDPSPHADDDV; encoded by the coding sequence ATGGGATCATCGCGGGCCACGTCCTCGGGTCGTTGCGGGGTCGGTCGGTGGGGATTTCGGTGGTCCGACCGTTCGATATCCTACCGCCGGGCGGCCGTGGTCGCCTCCGGCGAGGGCAGCGCGGCGGCGGCGCATCCCGCCATCCATCCGCGGCGATCGGCGCCGACCCGGCAGCACCAGCGCCCTAGCCACCGCGATACGACGCGATTCGCACGAAACAGCAACGTTCACCGCGAAGGTCGAACCGTTAACGCCGCCTTGACATCGGACTCCGTGAGGTCCTATCCTCCGGCCACCGGCGGGCCTCACGGCCGTCCGGTTCGATCGACGTGGTCCTCCGTGCCGGCGGCCGACGCGCGACCTCGAGACCGCCCCACCGCTCCGAGCTGGAGAAGCATCCGCCCCGTGCCCACAGTCGATGTTCGGCTCGTCGAGGTGGTCAAACGGTTCGGCGACGTCGCCGCCGTCGACCGGATCAACCTCGAGGTCCAGCACGGCGAGTTCTTCTCGCTGCTCGGACCGTCCGGTTGCGGCAAGACGACCACCCTCCGGATGATCGGCGGCTTCGAGCAGCCCACCTCGGGACTCATCGAGCTCCAGGGCCAGGACGTGACGTGGCTGGCGCCGTACCGCCGCAACGTCAACACCGTCTTCCAGAACTACGCCCTGTTTCCCCACCTGACGATCTTCGAGAACGTCGCCTTCGGGCTCCGCCGGCGCGGGATCAAGGGCGACGAGATCAGGCGCCGGGTGACGGACATGCTCGCCCTCGTCGAGCTGCCCGGGTACGAGAAGCGCAAGCCGCATCAGATCTCCGGCGGTCAGGCCCAGCGTGTGGCGCTCGCCCGAGCCCTCATCAACCGCCCGGCGGTCCTCCTCCTCGACGAGCCGCTCGGAGCGCTCGACCTCAAGCTTCGCAAGCAGATGCAGGTCGAACTCAAGCGGATCCAGCAGGAGGTCGGGATCACGTTCATCTACGTGACCCACGACCAGGAGGAGGCGATGACGATGTCGGATCGGATCGCCGTCATGAATCACGGCCGCTACGAGCAGCTCGGCGACCCGGAGAGCCTCTACGAGCGACCGACGACGCGGTTCGTCGCCGGATTCCTCGGGGTGAGCAATCTCCTGCCGGGAACCGTCACCGGTACCGCGGACGGCTACGCCGTCGTCCGCCTCGGTGACGATGCGAGCGTCCGGGTGCCGGGGGCGCTGCTGAACGGAGCGACCGCGGTGGAGGTCGGGGTGAGGCCGGAGAAGATCCGCCTGCTCGCGCTCACGGAGGCCGGCCCGGCCGGAACGAACGCCCTCGTCGGCGTTGTCCGAGATGCGTCGTACATGGGCGTGAGCACGCAATACATCGTCGAGACCAGATCGGGCCAACGGATCGCCGTCTACGAACAGAACGTGGAGCGGACGAACCACGGCTCGCTCCACCGGCCGGGCGATGAGGTCCGCCTCGCCTGGTCGGCGGATCATTCATTCGTCGTCCACGACCCGTCGCCCCACGCGGACGACGACGTCTGA